One genomic region from Listeria monocytogenes encodes:
- a CDS encoding FoF1 ATP synthase subunit gamma — MSSIDQARKTIKALNSTYKIVHVTELATLGKLSALREKAEAAVSYYETILKSLRWVRKTMYTSNNQIKEEKNVTAIAITSERGLCGAYNSEVFAEIDQLIESLGDQVTINWVVVGEQGHRYLTKLGQNITSYLQFSLENIDLETTTAVTADFIDLIHSEQMDALYVIFTKYLNAVQSEAMCEKIYPEIPEDSDTELIEVDYVLDFETDDEQVEQLLLENYLCGLLYSMFRYSVASEYCMRRIAMKQAKDNIQKQLEEAIFDARKQALQQKTGELLDIISGAQTIRKDEE; from the coding sequence TTGAGTAGCATAGACCAAGCCCGAAAAACCATTAAAGCACTAAATTCAACCTATAAAATTGTCCATGTAACAGAACTAGCAACACTTGGAAAACTTTCCGCCTTACGAGAAAAAGCGGAAGCAGCTGTTAGTTATTACGAAACTATTTTAAAAAGTTTGCGCTGGGTGAGGAAAACTATGTACACCAGTAATAACCAAATAAAAGAAGAAAAAAATGTTACTGCTATTGCGATAACTTCTGAGCGTGGTCTTTGCGGTGCCTATAACAGTGAGGTTTTTGCTGAAATAGATCAATTGATTGAATCACTCGGCGATCAAGTAACGATTAATTGGGTAGTTGTAGGTGAACAGGGCCACCGTTATTTAACGAAACTAGGTCAGAATATCACCTCTTATTTACAGTTTTCTCTTGAAAATATTGATTTAGAAACCACTACGGCTGTTACTGCTGATTTTATTGACCTGATTCATTCGGAACAAATGGATGCACTATATGTGATTTTTACGAAATATTTGAATGCGGTTCAATCAGAAGCCATGTGTGAAAAGATTTATCCTGAAATTCCAGAAGACTCGGATACAGAGCTAATTGAAGTAGACTATGTACTCGATTTCGAGACGGATGACGAACAAGTGGAGCAGTTATTGTTAGAGAACTATTTGTGTGGCTTGCTTTATAGCATGTTTCGTTACTCGGTTGCCAGTGAATATTGCATGCGCCGAATCGCGATGAAACAAGCCAAAGACAATATCCAGAAACAATTGGAAGAAGCTATTTTTGATGCCAGGAAGCAAGCATTGCAACAAAAAACTGGCGAATTACTCGACATCATTAGTGGAGCACAGACGATTAGGAAGGACGAAGAATAA
- a CDS encoding F0F1 ATP synthase subunit alpha produces MKTIHFDMNKYETHVDLEYLKEHGRVEKISDGVIFCSGLENAALHQAVLIDERHRGVILELNEEFVGIGLIDKTNDILEGMHVGVSGKFIEVDLFEEMAGRIIDTTGKMLYEESEEKPTATSPLFCVTPAIMTIDSVTRPLNTGLAVIDSITPIGRGQRQLILGNRQSGKTQIAVDTIINQHDQNVHCIYVAIGLKAAYIAEVIETLRNHGAMEYSTVVATAASDSLTAQYLTPYAGMALAEALRDQGKDVLIILDDLTKHADAYRAITLLFNRPPGREAYPGDSFYIHSSLLERAVQMNEEHGGGSITAIPMIETLSDDVTAYIPTNVISITDGQLFLKSDLFNRGQKPAVDVGVSVSRIGGDAQHPIIRKLSKNLTLILSQFEELKELLDFGNALDDGSMKMVSDGRLLTELFKQKILSPLSVTELIVILYAFQNGFLTKIPPANIQTFKGLLLEKAHMHKDFESFSAQIEAINELNESHVEMLEEIIREAGRLFS; encoded by the coding sequence TTGAAAACAATTCATTTTGATATGAACAAATACGAAACCCATGTGGACTTGGAATATTTGAAAGAACATGGCCGAGTGGAAAAAATTTCTGATGGAGTTATTTTCTGCTCAGGCCTAGAAAATGCAGCGCTACATCAGGCTGTTTTAATTGATGAAAGACACCGAGGCGTCATTCTGGAGCTCAATGAGGAATTTGTTGGAATCGGTTTGATTGATAAGACGAATGACATTTTAGAAGGTATGCATGTTGGGGTCTCCGGCAAATTTATCGAAGTAGACCTATTTGAAGAAATGGCAGGGCGTATTATTGATACTACAGGAAAAATGCTTTATGAAGAAAGTGAAGAAAAGCCGACAGCAACCTCTCCACTTTTCTGTGTAACTCCAGCTATTATGACGATTGATAGTGTAACACGCCCACTTAATACGGGGCTTGCGGTGATTGATTCTATTACGCCAATTGGTCGAGGTCAGCGTCAATTAATCCTTGGCAATCGTCAGTCTGGAAAAACACAAATTGCTGTAGATACGATAATTAACCAACATGATCAAAATGTGCATTGCATTTATGTTGCCATTGGCTTAAAAGCAGCTTATATCGCAGAAGTTATTGAAACTCTACGAAATCATGGAGCAATGGAATATTCTACGGTTGTTGCAACTGCAGCCAGCGATTCCCTTACCGCGCAATATTTAACACCGTATGCGGGTATGGCATTAGCAGAAGCTTTGCGAGATCAAGGTAAAGATGTACTTATCATTTTAGATGATTTAACCAAACATGCAGACGCTTATCGAGCAATTACTTTACTTTTTAACCGCCCGCCAGGAAGAGAAGCATATCCAGGAGATAGTTTTTATATTCACTCTAGCCTTTTGGAAAGGGCCGTTCAAATGAATGAAGAGCATGGTGGTGGTTCTATTACAGCAATCCCGATGATCGAAACTTTATCAGATGATGTAACAGCTTATATCCCTACTAACGTTATCTCTATTACAGATGGGCAATTATTTTTAAAATCGGATTTATTCAATCGCGGTCAAAAGCCAGCTGTAGATGTCGGCGTGTCTGTTTCAAGGATTGGCGGCGACGCACAACACCCAATTATCCGCAAATTAAGTAAAAATTTAACGTTGATTCTTTCGCAGTTTGAGGAATTAAAAGAATTACTCGATTTTGGGAATGCACTTGATGACGGCAGTATGAAAATGGTATCGGATGGCCGATTATTAACAGAATTATTCAAGCAAAAAATTCTAAGCCCGTTATCAGTAACGGAATTAATCGTCATTTTATATGCTTTCCAAAATGGCTTTCTAACAAAAATCCCGCCTGCCAATATTCAGACTTTCAAAGGACTTTTGCTAGAAAAAGCGCATATGCATAAAGATTTTGAGTCGTTTTCAGCTCAGATAGAAGCTATTAATGAACTGAATGAATCGCACGTCGAAATGCTAGAAGAGATCATTCGGGAAGCTGGGAGGCTTTTTAGTTGA
- the atpD gene encoding F0F1 ATP synthase subunit beta: MKKHTGTIISISGFVLRIEFNESELPEIGFALEYHTHQGTYLAEVVQHTGINTVSAIAIGEVSGLARGTEVVNLGHPIEVPVGETVQGRMLNVYGKAIDGKPEPAAEVKWPIFRAQPLLRELDTNKEILYTGIKVIDLICPILKGGKTGLFGGAGVGKSVLMQELINNISMLGGNSVFTGVGERVREGIGLYKELEASGVLPQTTVVLGQMNESPGVRMRVALTGLTIAEYLRDEEKKDVLLFIDNVFRFIQAGSEVSSLQGKIPITGGYQSTLSKEVGDFQDRIASTKNGSITSIQCVFLPADDIDDPSAVATFSHLDSTIVLERSIAALGIFPAVNPLQSFSRALNPTFVGERHYQLAVQVKFILQRYMELQEIINVLGMAELSDEDRKLVHRARKIRNFLSQPFYVSEKFTGTEGTFVEIEDLLGSIERILNGDYDERSERDFLFIGSYKDLK, translated from the coding sequence ATGAAAAAACACACAGGAACCATTATTAGTATTAGTGGTTTTGTTTTAAGAATCGAATTTAATGAGAGCGAACTGCCTGAAATTGGCTTTGCGCTTGAGTATCATACACATCAAGGAACTTATCTAGCTGAAGTTGTTCAGCATACTGGAATTAATACAGTGTCTGCCATCGCTATTGGTGAGGTAAGTGGCCTGGCTAGAGGTACGGAAGTCGTTAATTTAGGACATCCAATTGAAGTGCCTGTTGGGGAAACTGTTCAGGGAAGAATGCTTAATGTATATGGAAAGGCGATTGACGGTAAACCAGAGCCAGCTGCTGAAGTGAAGTGGCCAATATTCCGTGCCCAGCCTTTACTTCGAGAGCTAGATACGAATAAAGAAATTCTTTACACCGGTATTAAAGTTATAGATCTTATTTGTCCTATTTTAAAAGGTGGGAAAACAGGTTTATTTGGTGGAGCAGGTGTAGGGAAATCTGTCTTAATGCAAGAATTGATTAATAACATCAGTATGCTTGGTGGGAACTCTGTATTTACAGGAGTTGGAGAAAGAGTTAGAGAGGGAATCGGCTTGTATAAAGAATTAGAAGCAAGTGGTGTGCTTCCTCAAACAACCGTTGTACTTGGTCAAATGAATGAATCTCCAGGTGTACGGATGCGCGTGGCATTAACAGGACTAACCATTGCGGAATATCTACGAGATGAAGAGAAAAAAGATGTTTTATTATTTATAGATAATGTCTTCCGCTTTATTCAAGCGGGTTCTGAAGTTTCTTCTTTACAAGGGAAAATTCCTATTACTGGAGGTTATCAATCCACACTTTCCAAAGAGGTCGGCGATTTTCAAGACCGCATCGCGTCTACTAAAAATGGTTCTATTACCTCGATTCAGTGTGTGTTTTTACCAGCAGATGATATTGATGATCCATCTGCAGTTGCGACGTTTAGTCATCTAGACTCAACAATTGTATTAGAACGTTCGATTGCGGCGCTTGGGATTTTCCCAGCAGTTAATCCACTTCAATCATTCTCCAGAGCACTCAATCCAACCTTTGTTGGTGAACGGCACTATCAATTAGCGGTGCAAGTGAAATTTATCTTGCAGCGTTATATGGAACTGCAGGAAATCATCAATGTGCTTGGAATGGCGGAGTTAAGCGATGAAGATAGAAAGCTGGTTCATCGCGCAAGGAAAATCCGGAATTTTCTTTCACAACCTTTCTATGTTTCGGAAAAATTCACTGGAACAGAAGGTACATTTGTAGAAATTGAAGATTTACTAGGGAGTATCGAACGCATTTTGAACGGTGATTATGATGAACGCTCAGAACGTGATTTCCTATTTATCGGATCCTATAAAGACTTGAAATAG
- a CDS encoding ATP synthase F0 subunit C (Produces ATP from ADP in the presence of a proton gradient across the membrane. Subunit C is part of the membrane proton channel F0), whose translation MDLVVACSVIGAALAIGLATLGAAIGQGIAVSRATEIIGKNPNAKKEVMGGLFLGLLMIVALMLFALAIAVILLWVNPFI comes from the coding sequence ATGGATTTAGTAGTTGCATGTAGCGTAATTGGCGCGGCACTGGCAATTGGGCTTGCGACTTTAGGAGCGGCAATTGGACAAGGAATTGCAGTTAGTAGAGCAACAGAAATTATCGGAAAAAACCCGAACGCAAAGAAAGAAGTTATGGGAGGTCTCTTTTTGGGGCTTCTCATGATAGTTGCATTAATGCTATTTGCACTGGCAATTGCAGTCATCTTGCTTTGGGTTAATCCGTTTATATGA
- a CDS encoding F0F1 ATP synthase subunit delta — translation MEKMIQTIILYSVFAVGFLYLLHFTLRKLENILTSFFYEVSQDQSLEKESLLRRLKRQKVATTQEEQKNRQLAIESEQKEVLFLEEIDQLIAQNKSYEQQLQAWENEQPKQIIEVPTFETTPHAPYKSLSSYINEIFQQVFIESEEDEARLFTEAIREFDALVRTEKIRCALPYKVILHLFEMYSPEQLHLFAQSFQRYSERSSKLPVKQIYQSSYLSPEQKLKVMQEEGTLDELDAEFIQFLFYMMTHYSYRQTRSLYRNFLEVYNIHFYTGLICIHVASKDSANHFEKLWQPAHRSYKIEYQVQKELIGGVIIQYGSKSIDMSYQELIKRSTEKMEAEVKL, via the coding sequence ATGGAGAAAATGATTCAAACAATAATTCTATATAGTGTTTTCGCAGTAGGATTCTTATATTTACTGCATTTCACCTTAAGAAAACTAGAAAATATCTTGACTAGCTTTTTTTACGAAGTGAGTCAAGATCAGTCGCTTGAAAAGGAAAGTCTTTTGCGCCGTTTAAAGCGACAAAAAGTGGCAACAACACAAGAAGAACAAAAAAATCGTCAATTGGCTATTGAATCGGAACAAAAAGAAGTGCTTTTTTTAGAAGAAATCGATCAATTAATAGCTCAAAATAAAAGCTATGAACAACAATTGCAGGCATGGGAAAATGAGCAGCCAAAGCAAATCATTGAGGTGCCTACGTTTGAAACGACACCACACGCACCGTACAAATCGCTAAGTAGTTACATTAATGAAATTTTTCAACAGGTTTTTATTGAGTCGGAAGAAGATGAAGCGCGTCTGTTTACGGAAGCAATTCGGGAATTTGATGCATTAGTTAGAACAGAAAAAATACGTTGTGCGCTCCCATACAAAGTGATTTTGCATTTATTTGAAATGTATTCGCCAGAGCAGTTACATTTATTTGCTCAGTCATTTCAGAGATATAGTGAGCGTTCGAGTAAACTTCCTGTGAAACAAATTTACCAAAGTAGTTATTTATCGCCAGAGCAAAAATTAAAAGTGATGCAAGAAGAAGGTACTTTAGATGAGTTAGATGCTGAATTTATCCAATTTCTTTTTTACATGATGACGCATTACTCTTACCGCCAAACTCGGAGCCTGTATCGTAACTTTTTGGAGGTATACAATATTCATTTTTATACAGGTCTTATTTGCATCCATGTAGCTAGTAAAGACTCAGCTAATCACTTTGAAAAACTTTGGCAGCCGGCGCATAGAAGCTATAAAATCGAGTATCAAGTACAAAAAGAGTTAATTGGTGGAGTGATTATTCAATATGGTTCTAAATCAATTGATATGAGCTACCAGGAATTAATTAAACGATCAACAGAAAAAATGGAAGCGGAAGTGAAACTTTGA